The stretch of DNA TCCAGATAAAAGCGGATCATCTCGCCCACATAAGGGTAGATGGATTTATCGTCGGCCACGCCCGTGCCCGGCGCGTTGGCCAGCATGACGTTGCCCGCGCGGTAGGCCGCCATAAGGCCCGGCACGCCCAGGACGGAATCCGGGCGGAAGGCGAGGGGGTCCAGAAAGGCGTCGTCCAGGCGGCGGTAGATGATGTCCACCTTCTGCCTGCCGCAGACCGTGCGCACATAGACTGTGTTGTTTTCCACAAACAGGTCGTAGCCGTGCACCAGGGGCACGCCCATGGAGCGCGCCAGAAAAGCGTGCTCGTAGTAGGCGCTGTTGTAGCGCCCTGGCGTGAGCACCACCATGTAGGGATCGTCCTTGCCGCTGCACTCGGCCAGGCTTTGCCGCAGCAGGGCGGGGTAGTCGTCCACGGGCAGCACGGCGTCCGCGTCCAGCACGCCCTCCAGCAGGCAGGCGCTCACGGCGCGGCTTTCAATCATGTAGGAGACGCCTGAGGGCGTGCGCAGGTTGTCCTCCAGCACATAATAGTCGCCGTCGCCGTGGCGCACGATATCGATGCCGCCGATGTGGGCGTAGATGGGCTGCGGCAGGCGGATGCCCAGCATCCACGGCTCGTAGCCGGTATTGGCGATAATCTGTTCCTGCGGCACCACCCCGGCGCGGATGATGGCGCCTTTGTGATAGACGTCGTCCAGAAAAGCGTTGAGGGCCCGGATGCGCTGGGCGCAGCCCGCCTCCAGAATGCGCCAGGCCTCTTCCGTGATAATGCGCGGGATGATGTCAAAAGGGATGACCCGCTCCGTATTGCTGGCGTCGCTGTAAACCGTAAAGGTCACCCCTTTGCGGTAGAACATGGCCAGCGCCTGTTGGTTAAGCGTCTCCAGCTTGTCCGGCCCGTTGCGTTCCAGCCAGGTCGCCACGGCGGCGTAGGAAGGGCGCACGCTGCCGTCCGGGGCGTACATTTCGTCATATGGCACGGTGGTA from Desulfovibrio legallii encodes:
- a CDS encoding circularly permuted type 2 ATP-grasp protein yields the protein MNTTVPYDEMYAPDGSVRPSYAAVATWLERNGPDKLETLNQQALAMFYRKGVTFTVYSDASNTERVIPFDIIPRIITEEAWRILEAGCAQRIRALNAFLDDVYHKGAIIRAGVVPQEQIIANTGYEPWMLGIRLPQPIYAHIGGIDIVRHGDGDYYVLEDNLRTPSGVSYMIESRAVSACLLEGVLDADAVLPVDDYPALLRQSLAECSGKDDPYMVVLTPGRYNSAYYEHAFLARSMGVPLVHGYDLFVENNTVYVRTVCGRQKVDIIYRRLDDAFLDPLAFRPDSVLGVPGLMAAYRAGNVMLANAPGTGVADDKSIYPYVGEMIRFYLDEKPILHNVPTWMCRKKDDLAYVLEHLGELVVKETQGSGGYGMLVGPRSTRAEIAAYRERILAAPRNFIAQPTLALSTCPTCVEEGIAPRHIDLRPFVLTSPQKVRLSAGGLTRVALREGSLVVNSSQGGGVKDTWVLRPQGAPRNLQTGTEGA